The Arachis duranensis cultivar V14167 chromosome 2, aradu.V14167.gnm2.J7QH, whole genome shotgun sequence genome has a window encoding:
- the LOC107474261 gene encoding rRNA-processing protein fcf2: MPEGKLLVGLSWQPQLLIPSSSKAADACHNKPQSEASNSSLWKPNTELVDGLFIPPNDPRKLNKLLRKQAKDTAGKDWYWNGILTLLLCLLLQLRSALDPKRHYKKGESKSKALPKYFQVGTVVEDASEFYSERLTKKERKATIADELLSDQKLAAYRKRKVREIEEQNRPVGNTKWKIRGRNSWKRAKERRVY, from the exons ATGCCGGAGGGTAAACTGCTGGTTGGACTTTCATGGCAACCACAGCTGTTGATTCCATCATCATCAAAAGCCGCAGATGCTTGTCATAACAAACCTCAAAGTGAGGCATCTAATAGTAGTCTTTGGAAACCCAATACAGAGCTTGTTGATGGCCTTTTCATTCCTCCTAATGATCCCAGAAAGTTAAACAAATTACTGAGGAAACAAGCTAAAGATACTGCTGGAAAAGATTGGTAT TGGAATGGGATCCTTACACTCTTACTGTGTTTATTGTTACAGTTGAGGTCTGCGTTAGATCCAAAACGGCACTATAAGAAGGGTGAATCTAAATCAAAGGCACTTCCCAAGTATTTCCAG GTGGGAACAGTTGTAGAAGATGCATCAGAATTCTACTCGGAAAGATTAACAAAGAAGGAGAGGAAAGCAACCATTGCAGATGAGTTGCTTTCTGATCAAAAGCTTGCGGCATATAG GAAGCGAAAGGTACGTGAAATTGAAGAACAAAATCGACCTGTGGGCAATACCAAGTGGAAGATTAGGGGTCGGAATTCCTGGAAGCGAGCAAAGGAAAGGAGGGTATATTGA